DNA sequence from the Manduca sexta isolate Smith_Timp_Sample1 chromosome 25, JHU_Msex_v1.0, whole genome shotgun sequence genome:
CCActttatttgaaagtaattgCCAGACTCTCATTTTGAATgctaattaatgttttgttatgcCTTGTACCTATGACAAAGGTATGtcttgtataattaattaattattgtatggCATATGGCGTATGTCTAGTTTGCATGATCACACACACCCTTCATCTTCATCTTCAACTGGCGTGGGCTCTACAGATCCCTAaagtatatagtataataaaccAACTTTAAGACAGGTTATCAattattgatgtattttttttgttgcctCAAAACTTGACCAtctattaaaattctttatttaaaagaatgTGCTTCTAGATTAGtcttatagtaatattttaaaaattggtttagtagtttggTATTTAAACCAAGATAACCGGAAAAGTATGTAAGTCATCCAAGTAAATCTAATTCTGATTTCcttgttttgtgttgtttttgttgtaatttacAGATAGGTCATAGGACACAGTTGtagtaattttatgtaatttattatattatttcataataaaaattacacacaaccatacataattattatgtatggtgtgtgtaatttttattcatgttttattgtttcagaTACATACAAGGAAGTTCCTTTTATTCCTGCTTATCAAAATGACAATCGCTTCAATGATATTGCTATATATAATTTGACCAAAGGTGACTCCGAAGCAAGTGACGAATGCTCAAGTGAAATATCATCTTCGCAAGAAACAGATGAAATAGAGAGTGTTACACCAGAAAAAAATGAACAACTTATTTCATTTAAGAAAGGTGTCTTAAGTCGCAGGGATGCATACTGTATCAAAGTTTTTGGAACGCAATATGATGATGAAACATTATTatggtttataaattttactctATCCAAAGATATACAGTCAGATTATGACTTTTTGGTTAGCTGCTTAGTTGTTGATATAAGTGACTATAGGGTAGGAGgtgatattttgaataaatttgaacacaaaaggaaatattgtaatacaaaatactcatttgaatataaataaaattgtaacataagtttttattattatcattcataatataatgctaatatctatatatatttctttatcacATTGTTTTGCCATAATaaccaatttaaaatgtaagaattgattaaaccaaaaaaatatttaaataagctattgtttatttaaactttcTAAAAAGCCTTTAGAACATCTTACAGATTGTTGATAACATTTTTCAAATCCCTTGGCATCACTGTCCtgaaagaaaaaagtatttacacAATCACAATATGTGAGAACAATAATAATGATGACTTATGAACtaccattattatattatgcctAAGTAAAAGTATAAGCAAATAGAGTTTTGACGACTAATACGTATTTAATTTCaggaaaactatttttcattCAGCCCACAGCTGAAAAGCAGAGGATGCGTCCAAAAtacaaactaaaacaaattttattaaacttttggATATAGTAGTTTTTAGTTGGCATGAATCTCTTTCGCACAAAACCCTTATGGTTGagtgtgtattttatttcatatataataaattattcaaaaaaatatatttctgtgaGCAGCATTATAACCCCTGATTTGAAAATGAGGCAGaatttcttatacatttttCTAATTTCAATGAACATGAGCGATTGTGTCTGCATCCATTGTAGGGTTGTATTGCTGGCTCTACAATATACCTACACCACAATATTCAGTAATGTTGCGTCTTAGTACGTGCATCTCCTTTCtgttatattttgatagttCCCTTGAAAGGGCCCAGCACAATAGTATTTGTAATaaggaataattttatattcctcTAAATCTTTGCACTATCAATATTCGTGTTAGAAAATCATCAGCTTACATAATATGGATCTTTGATGATTCTGTCACCCTGCGGATCAAACTCTCCAAATAGAAGTAACTTTGCTTTGCTTCCTTTTGGTGCTCTCTTGTTCAGGTCTCTCATATTGGCTTCATCCATCCCAAATATATAGTCATAATAGTTGAAATCTTCTGATGTTATCTACAAAGGACATGGTGTATATGagtaacttaaataataataatgaacaatttGGAAAATTGTATGTTTAGTGAAAGAATTCGTAAAATTAAAACCGTTGACAGTTCTCTACCGCTCCTGTACATAATCAACTGAAGTATAGGACTAAAATCctcaatattatgtatacaaacaACATATTGAAACAGTGTAGGCAAAGTTTTTACTATACCTAGACCACAACTGGCTACCACCACCAAAAGATGTAATTTTTTACCTTTGGAAATATGGGAAACATTAAAGATATCTTTTCTAGTGAGTGTTGTAAATGGCTTCACTGTCCAGGATTACTTAAAAAGATTAATCTGTATGCTAATCAGAATAGTTTATCActtcagtattatttttttaaataattatgaataagaaaacttttaagacaatttaaaaagtcattctcaataaaatttattttttacactagAAGATGCATGATCATACTCACTTGCCGAGCATGGTTACTGTAAGGTACATCATGTTTTTTCATAGTGTCCAAAGCCCTCCAGTCTGGTGGATTACCCACATGCCATCCTCCTATTGCTGCACTATCAATTTCCCATTGATCACCCAAGTTCATATCATTGACTGTTTTCTGGAATACACCTTCAGCAATTGGTGAACGACAGATATTGCCTAAaagataacttttattataacatcAGTGACAAAATGTTTGGGAATATGTACTTTGCTGGTAGTCCTACTCACTTGCTTACTctccttaataaaaaaaaatgtgaatccAATGTCCACTACTGAAGTAGCTCAAGACAAATAGCTACCTTTTTGCTTAAGTGGCGTTAAttgtaagataaaattattgaacTTACCAAGACATATAAATAATGCTTTCTTCTTCTCATTAGCCATTGCTACTATTGAGTCTTATAAAGTTATGTtcctggataaaaaaaaattggtaaataCTTTGGTACctacatatttacaataataatgttaatagaCATTAGACAGAAAAACTACCGGAACATAAAGAATAGCCaggaattgaaaataataattaagggTGActgctattttttataattacatgagTAATGGGGAAAATGTAATGCAGTtgttggttttaataatttatgtagtaaagaaattatgattataaactCAAagcattttgtataaatttcataatttatatgttatgttCCGACTTTTTTTCCCATAACTCTGTCAGCAATATAGATTTCCTGAGATCTCAAGGTGGCGTATCTATCACAACTTATTAGTTGTAACTTTGTAAGACATAACCAAGCCAGCATAAAACAGCTTTATAGAATTTGTGATAatacagaatattataaaactcaccAAGTTACACGTagttatagtttaatttttaaataccgGTGCCTAAATCACTATGAACCCTTATGCACATTCACAGACCATAGCTTTGgaccatagagtaagtaatgtACCTACTACGTAAGATAGGTAACGATGATTTTCTATTGCCAAGTCGTGGGTCCTCTCAATGTGACATTGACATTTATGTGTGTCGctggaatataaccttatatactacaaaataaggtttaacattggcaaaatcatcgtctgccaacgatggagccacaatttaaaaatttaattgaattgaataatAAGGTTGTTTTTCCGTGatacgcgtaatgtcatgtggcTGTCGGGTTTgccctcagaacaagaacaagcatagaaggaatctaaattaccctcatatacttgtcctttttttcaaataggccaaaaccgttgaaaagaacgagacaaatattatgttgctaaggtcggcttgcgtacactttaaaattatcaaatggttacctttggtcctctttatgatgccgaattaaaaagcaaataaaatgtcaaatgttccaacttgccaacctcaaaacaatgtcacaaacgcgcccacacaatttagttacgttatacttcagcgcgtgcttttcaaaagtggctgcatgttttgtaatatttttgttgttaattcaaataaatacacagtgctgtttaagtataatatagccctacgaacaagcaatggcctgcgttattatggggtgtaaatctcattcttgtcgtaaagaaaatgaaactgaaatcatcagcttccatcggtgagtaaacaaaaaaccttatatatttgcttaaaccctgtacataagtgcaaaagtattattaattaatctttattatgctgtagtcatattataatctgctgttggccattcgatacagtaattattaagtatttttcatttttatcaatttacgtagtcgtgttcaatagtgttgttctgcatattctgtcgataacatagatgttagtatattgtagttgactattttgcataaattgcgttttactttcaatatacggtggtgaagtggtaaaagccacttggaaaccgtgcgcgaaggctgggggttgaggaaactgtctgattttcatagtgtgtttcattgcagattccccacagatgatgctatgaggcaaaatggatcgttgccatagctcgtcccaattggaattggaaaaacagcaccgtgtttactctatgcatttcgacaaagttttattaactttgaaataagttatcaaacatatgtgacatgaatgataccgctgtgttttaattttattgtcccattttagtagcttctgtcaaatcacacctcttgggtatcttttaatcgctaagaaagtcagaaaagaacagaaggcgtactggctttctcctagacgaaattctggccgatttcttgtttgttatttacagcggtttccattccttccgaaatttctaagattttcttaatttaataatctaaatgctaaaccatttttgtgtgaatgacgtttcggaaggcatggaaactgctgtaaatagcaaatgaaaattggataaaatttagctcgaagagagccggtagttctatagtttattgtaatttaacagcttcttaacgagtgattttatatacccagacctcatttggtacttgaataccaaattagggttttgatatctttttaacctttatctaaaatagcattttgcaacggtttgtagttgactgaccgaaaagtgtttattttagcaggtctgtgaatttaccatagccgacagacaaagcatctatcgatatcgataagatgtcagaagagaTCGCAACTTAAATTTCTCGCTGTCatagacagagtacactcaaatgtcataatgttacttctatgcttgtcattgttctgagggttTGCCGGCAAACCAGAGAGGACCCACGAGAACACCTGCACCtgggatttaaaaaaagatcGCCACAAAAAAGAGCGCTTACGCTTAATTAGCAAATAGCGTTATTCGCCCGGGGCACCCAGATAGCTATAACAACGTCCGTGGTTAtcacaatgataaaagaagtatagaggatgggtgatatggtcacgtgacatgcggcacatttaatgcataaaatggtgccgactccgccccttacaatagtgatatgctagtaccgaaaattttgtatcgacatcgaagaattaagagagacaaacaagccccaaaaagatcaaatacgaaaggggttaggaactaccataatataaatataacaaaccataatgtaaagaaacaaactgaaactgatttataagtaacaattgttaaacaaagcagtacctgttgtgacaaacatccagttgtgtttgatctatatttgtatgttgcactattccttgctaaaaaattaagttacagattaagatatttatttaatacatgataaatggaataagatagcgtagccagcaattatttggttggttttattttattttattattatgctctttgatcgagaaacataactatgtttcCAGCAAACtaaaaatcaatgagcgtaaagatggtggttaagataatcaattataataattatttgcaataacaacaatatgattatgtatctatttccgtgcatgcaaaggttgctcgaaacataagaccgccaattgtaaaaatatatcttacatttcatctttatgttgtttcttttatgtttatctattcttttatgtaacaattctaattttattcatagcaatatattaaaataata
Encoded proteins:
- the LOC115443762 gene encoding low molecular weight phosphotyrosine protein phosphatase, which gives rise to MANEKKKALFICLGNICRSPIAEGVFQKTVNDMNLGDQWEIDSAAIGGWHVGNPPDWRALDTMKKHDVPYSNHARQITSEDFNYYDYIFGMDEANMRDLNKRAPKGSKAKLLLFGEFDPQGDRIIKDPYYDSDAKGFEKCYQQSVRCSKGFLESLNKQ